The stretch of DNA AAAACATAAATCTGGTGAATTATGATAACGATAGTATGTGCAGAAGGCGGTTCAACCATATATGCCTTAAAAAATGCCCTAAATGATTTAGGAGAAAAATGTGAAATATTATTACTATCAAATAACAACCTACTTGTAGAAAAAGAATTCAATATCAACACGGATTTAATTCATTCAAGATGTGGTATTGGGGATTATTTGGATAGATTAACCCTTTTTTCATGGCAGGTTTTAAATATTTTGGAAATAGAAGAACATAAATTTATCAATCCCCTTGAAACAATACATAATTCATCGGATAAATTCAAAACCATTAAGATACTTTCAAAAAACCATATAAAAACTCCAAAAACTGCTCTTATTAGGGACTATGAAGATGCCAAAAGATTTATGGAAAAATACAATTTAGAATATCCCATAATATTAAAAAATTCGTTCTCAAAATGTGGATTAAGTGTAAAAATGGCAAAATCCGATGAAGAATTAAAAAAATATACAAAAAATGCAATATGGGAAGGAACTATATTACAGGAATATATTAATTTTGGAGAAAATGGAAAATACAAAGATATTAGAATTCTTGTGGTTGATGGGGAAGTAATTGGGGGATATAGGAGAGTAAGCAATAACTTTATTACAAACCTACATCTTGGGAATATCGTAGAACCTTTAAAATTAAATGATGACTTATCGGAGCTCGCATTAAAATGTGCAGAATCTATGAATGGATACATTATGGGAGTCGATATATTGCCCTCAAAGGATGAATATTATGTAATTGAAACCAACACCGCACCTGGAACAAAGGGATTTAGGAGTCTTGGCATAAAAGCAGATGAAGAAATTGCAAAATGCCTAATAAATTATAAAAAAAATAAAAAATAAAAAAGAAAAAAAGAATAATAATAAATAAAAGGACATAACAAAAAAATAAAATGATAAAATAAAATAAATGAATAAATCAATAAGCTAAAAATAATAAAAAAATAAAAAATAATTAAAATTTTAATTTTTTTTATATTGGGGATATTATGACAATAATTGAAAATCTCATATATGGTTTTGCTTTTGTAATTGTAGCAATGATTATTGCATTTAGGGAAAAATTAGGAATAGAAAAGGAAATATTGTTTGCCTCATTTTTGGCTCTTGTTCAGTTGCTTATATTGGGT from Methanothermococcus okinawensis IH1 encodes:
- the cofF gene encoding coenzyme gamma-F420-2:alpha-L-glutamate ligase, which produces MITIVCAEGGSTIYALKNALNDLGEKCEILLLSNNNLLVEKEFNINTDLIHSRCGIGDYLDRLTLFSWQVLNILEIEEHKFINPLETIHNSSDKFKTIKILSKNHIKTPKTALIRDYEDAKRFMEKYNLEYPIILKNSFSKCGLSVKMAKSDEELKKYTKNAIWEGTILQEYINFGENGKYKDIRILVVDGEVIGGYRRVSNNFITNLHLGNIVEPLKLNDDLSELALKCAESMNGYIMGVDILPSKDEYYVIETNTAPGTKGFRSLGIKADEEIAKCLINYKKNKK